A region from the Meiothermus sp. CFH 77666 genome encodes:
- a CDS encoding extracellular solute-binding protein → MNVALLRWLSIGLLCGIAYAQRPVEISFWHTLDSPGREALEKIVGEFNGRQREYRIAAQYVGDLREGGLKLTSAIRAGNPPQLYYGEVSFVSRAVQENLALPLDEYLGNLPTDFYPGLLETGRFRGRTYALPVELHLPVLFFNADQMAARRQSPPQTWEALAAVAEQLTTRAARGFTILSDIYSFNAVVMSRGGQLVRDGRPNFTDARVVQSLEYLQSLVRAGSAQSRNIAEAQFALVDFVRTKTFMGIAPVTVWPVLENRTPIPFRLGVAPVPRTPDGKLPLAGGNLMVLRGASEAQARGVVALWRYWMEPASMAEWVKATYCLPMRRAAQPLLEDFYREDPRRRVAFSGLEQAASWAQDPEVTLWYSFLEDALERVLKGNANPRQALEEAQRRALAVERR, encoded by the coding sequence GTGAACGTTGCGCTCCTACGATGGCTGTCTATAGGCTTGTTGTGTGGCATTGCCTACGCCCAAAGACCCGTAGAAATTTCTTTCTGGCACACGTTGGACTCTCCTGGGCGGGAGGCGCTGGAAAAAATTGTGGGCGAGTTCAATGGCCGCCAGCGGGAGTACCGCATTGCAGCGCAGTACGTGGGCGACCTGCGCGAAGGGGGCCTCAAGCTCACCTCGGCCATCCGGGCAGGTAATCCACCCCAGCTTTACTATGGCGAGGTCTCGTTTGTCAGCCGGGCCGTGCAGGAGAACCTGGCCCTGCCGCTGGACGAATACCTGGGTAATCTGCCCACCGATTTCTATCCGGGGTTGCTCGAGACCGGGCGCTTTCGGGGCCGAACCTATGCCTTGCCGGTGGAGCTGCACCTGCCGGTGCTGTTTTTTAATGCCGACCAGATGGCGGCCCGCCGCCAGAGTCCGCCCCAGACCTGGGAAGCCCTGGCCGCAGTGGCCGAGCAACTGACCACTCGAGCAGCCCGCGGTTTTACCATCCTGAGCGACATTTACAGCTTCAATGCGGTAGTGATGAGCCGGGGTGGGCAACTGGTGCGCGATGGACGTCCCAACTTCACCGATGCCAGGGTGGTGCAGAGCCTCGAGTATTTGCAAAGCCTGGTGCGTGCGGGGAGTGCCCAGAGCCGTAACATCGCCGAGGCCCAGTTTGCCCTGGTGGACTTTGTGCGTACCAAAACCTTTATGGGTATCGCGCCGGTAACGGTCTGGCCGGTGCTGGAAAACCGCACCCCCATTCCCTTCCGCCTGGGGGTGGCTCCCGTGCCCCGCACACCCGACGGCAAGCTGCCGCTGGCCGGGGGGAATCTGATGGTGTTGCGCGGGGCCAGCGAGGCCCAGGCCAGAGGGGTGGTGGCCCTGTGGCGCTACTGGATGGAGCCTGCCAGCATGGCCGAGTGGGTCAAGGCCACCTACTGCCTGCCCATGCGCCGCGCGGCCCAGCCTTTGCTAGAGGATTTCTACCGTGAAGACCCCCGCCGCCGGGTGGCCTTTAGCGGCCTCGAGCAGGCGGCCTCCTGGGCACAGGACCCCGAAGTGACCCTCTGGTACAGCTTCCTGGAAGATGCCCTCGAGCGTGTCCTGAAGGGCAATGCCAACCCCCGCCAGGCCCTCGAGGAGGCCCAGCGTAGGGCCTTGGCAGTGGAGCGCCGCTGA
- a CDS encoding response regulator transcription factor produces the protein MKRILLIEDDPEIAHLLQLELGEAGYTVDWAPGGMPGLVRLREAVPDLVILDLGLPDLDGGEVARRIRAGYEVPIIVLTAADAVERKVSLLSDGADDYIVKPFHPAELLARIQVQLRHREGGEQISVGGLEVHLAKRQVLFDGQELRLSPKEFELLSLLVSRAGKVFSRQEIEEHLWGRQLERDSNVVDVHIANLRSKLREAGAYGYLRTVRGVGYALRQREAE, from the coding sequence ATGAAACGCATTCTGCTGATTGAAGACGACCCCGAAATTGCTCACCTCTTGCAGCTCGAGCTTGGCGAGGCCGGCTACACCGTAGACTGGGCCCCAGGGGGCATGCCGGGCCTGGTGCGCCTGCGCGAAGCGGTGCCCGATCTGGTCATTCTCGACCTGGGCTTGCCGGATTTGGACGGGGGCGAGGTGGCCCGCCGCATTCGGGCCGGCTACGAAGTGCCCATCATTGTCCTGACCGCTGCCGATGCGGTCGAGCGCAAGGTCAGCCTGCTCTCCGACGGAGCCGATGACTACATCGTAAAGCCCTTCCACCCCGCCGAGCTACTGGCCCGCATCCAGGTGCAGCTGCGCCACCGCGAGGGGGGCGAGCAGATCAGTGTGGGGGGCCTGGAAGTGCATCTGGCCAAACGCCAGGTGCTCTTCGACGGGCAGGAACTGCGCCTCTCGCCCAAGGAGTTCGAGTTGCTCTCGCTCCTCGTGAGCCGCGCCGGCAAGGTGTTTAGCCGCCAGGAGATCGAGGAGCATCTGTGGGGACGCCAGCTCGAGCGCGACTCCAACGTAGTAGACGTCCACATTGCCAACCTGCGCTCCAAGCTACGCGAGGCCGGGGCCTATGGCTACCTGCGTACCGTGCGGGGGGTGGGTTACGCCCTGCGCCAGCGTGAAGCCGAGTGA
- a CDS encoding HAMP domain-containing sensor histidine kinase yields the protein MSFRTRLILAYTILWVLILALTLTIAVYSINFGLYGQVERTLLRYVNEVAQLYASGRAGEISLPRSGPVNVSFYSSGGQLLIAPSPDFDQKVPKNYIRAASSTAKPYYAPGYMAAYQEIPGAVVAVSQDTRYIESISVTVRNTLIQGMAFLLPLGALLIVLAARLSLIPLHRAASEVDKRGPRNLEPIHYTGPKDDLGVMVEKVNDLLGELREAQARERAFLAEVSHELRTPLTSLNGYLERLSRNPSDTEMLERARKIAAHTARMVQDLLALARGEAERSVNAHIVNLGDLLRQAVGEYPGVVLKMPAEFPEVLGDPDRLLQLARNLIANAIRAAGAPEKVQVRVWMVKEPTDNPPDPYESADELRTTSTPEMKPPKQPWAAFAIVDRGPGIAPEVLPRLFTRFARGPEGGTGLGLAIAKQIAEAHGGEIRVASRPGETRFTVFLPLLLEEE from the coding sequence ATGTCCTTCCGCACCCGACTGATCCTGGCTTATACGATCCTGTGGGTGCTGATTCTGGCCTTGACCCTGACCATTGCCGTCTACAGCATCAATTTCGGTCTGTACGGGCAGGTCGAGCGTACCCTGTTGCGCTACGTGAACGAGGTAGCCCAGCTCTATGCCTCGGGCCGCGCCGGGGAGATCAGCCTGCCCCGCTCGGGCCCGGTAAACGTGAGCTTTTACAGTTCGGGTGGGCAGCTCCTGATTGCACCCAGCCCTGACTTTGACCAGAAAGTACCCAAAAACTATATCCGTGCGGCCAGCAGCACCGCCAAGCCCTATTACGCCCCTGGCTATATGGCCGCCTATCAGGAAATCCCGGGGGCGGTGGTAGCGGTCAGTCAGGATACCCGCTATATCGAGAGTATTTCGGTTACGGTGCGCAACACCCTGATTCAGGGGATGGCCTTTCTGCTGCCCCTGGGCGCCCTCCTGATTGTGCTGGCGGCCCGTCTTTCGCTCATTCCGCTGCACCGGGCGGCCTCCGAGGTGGACAAGCGCGGCCCGCGCAACCTCGAGCCCATCCACTACACCGGCCCCAAGGACGACCTGGGGGTAATGGTGGAGAAGGTCAACGACCTGCTGGGCGAGCTGCGCGAGGCCCAGGCCCGCGAACGGGCCTTTCTGGCCGAGGTTTCGCACGAACTTCGCACCCCCCTGACCTCGCTGAACGGCTACCTCGAGCGCCTCAGCCGCAACCCCAGCGATACCGAGATGCTCGAGCGGGCCCGCAAAATTGCCGCCCACACCGCCCGCATGGTGCAGGACCTGCTGGCCCTGGCCCGGGGCGAGGCCGAGCGTAGCGTGAATGCCCACATCGTCAACCTGGGCGACCTGCTGCGCCAGGCTGTGGGCGAGTATCCCGGCGTGGTGCTCAAGATGCCCGCCGAGTTTCCCGAGGTGCTGGGCGACCCCGACCGCCTCTTGCAGCTCGCACGAAACCTTATCGCCAACGCAATACGGGCTGCCGGTGCCCCCGAAAAGGTGCAGGTGCGGGTCTGGATGGTCAAGGAACCCACCGACAACCCCCCCGACCCCTACGAGTCCGCCGACGAGCTTCGCACCACCTCCACCCCCGAGATGAAACCACCCAAGCAGCCCTGGGCCGCTTTTGCCATTGTGGACCGCGGGCCGGGCATCGCCCCCGAGGTGCTGCCCCGGCTCTTCACGCGGTTTGCCAGGGGCCCCGAGGGCGGCACTGGGCTGGGGCTGGCCATTGCCAAGCAGATTGCCGAGGCCCACGGGGGCGAGATTCGGGTCGCCAGCCGACCCGGCGAGACCCGCTTCACGGTGTTTTTGCCGCTCTTGCTGGAGGAAGAGTAA
- a CDS encoding DeoR/GlpR family DNA-binding transcription regulator produces the protein MPSLEATFRHQEILEVLHRDGRLQVRQLAEHFGVSTVTIRTDLEYLEQRGLLRRTRGGAVPAETKRFELPLEETRQVHAREKERIGHHAAALVRDGETIILDVGSTTTELAKALPSSLRNVVVITSGLNIALLLESHPGITVIVTGGTLRPLQHSLVNPYGTLLLQEINADKAFIGCNGVHPDKGFTNTNLQEAEIKRAMMEAARETIVLADHSKLMQVAAARIGPLEAAHLLITDRKAKSEDLLALRQRGLEVALAARDG, from the coding sequence ATGCCCTCCCTCGAGGCCACCTTTCGCCACCAGGAAATCCTGGAGGTGCTGCACCGCGATGGCCGGTTGCAGGTGCGCCAGCTGGCCGAACACTTCGGGGTTTCTACCGTTACCATCCGCACCGACCTGGAGTATCTGGAGCAGCGGGGCCTGCTGCGCCGTACGCGGGGGGGCGCGGTTCCGGCGGAGACCAAACGCTTTGAGCTGCCGCTGGAGGAAACCCGGCAGGTACACGCCCGAGAGAAAGAGCGCATCGGCCATCACGCCGCCGCACTGGTGCGCGATGGCGAGACCATCATTCTGGATGTGGGCAGCACCACCACCGAGCTGGCTAAGGCCCTTCCGTCCTCGCTACGGAATGTGGTGGTGATTACCAGCGGGCTCAACATTGCACTGCTCCTGGAGTCGCATCCGGGCATCACGGTCATCGTCACGGGGGGCACTCTGCGGCCTTTGCAGCACTCGCTGGTGAACCCCTACGGTACGCTCCTGCTCCAGGAGATTAATGCCGACAAAGCCTTTATTGGCTGCAACGGGGTTCACCCCGACAAGGGCTTCACCAACACCAACCTGCAAGAGGCCGAGATCAAGCGGGCCATGATGGAGGCCGCCCGCGAGACCATTGTGCTGGCCGACCACAGCAAGCTGATGCAGGTGGCCGCCGCCCGCATCGGGCCGCTGGAGGCCGCTCACCTGCTCATTACCGACCGCAAGGCCAAAAGCGAAGACCTGCTGGCACTAAGGCAGCGGGGCCTCGAGGTGGCCCTGGCCGCTCGAGATGGGTAA
- a CDS encoding sugar ABC transporter substrate-binding protein — MKRLLVFGAALALTVASAQQLQGNPNLRGEITVWSWDIAAKALEANIPGFNKLFPNVKVTVLDIGNQATYDRGLAGCAAGGGDLPDVYSIENNEAEVFWARFPNCFTDLNTLQPAASTLRNQFPAFKWTELTVGNKVFAMPWDSGPVVMFYRRDIYSQAGVNPATIRTWDDFIAAGKKIAQATNNRVKVGVIANGQDDEWFRMLANQNGCFYFNNEASAVTVNQPGCVTALETVKKLIDAGIVMQGGWNEQIQAFKAGTVATSMFGAWYEGTIRSNAPDQSGKWGVYLMPASRAGGVRAANLGGSALAIPASSRNKEAAWAFVRYALGTTEGQVTMLKQYGLVPSLLAATRDPYVAQPQAYWGNQRIWQQILGTLGSVPAARGTQFFQEARAIMVKTQADYVAGRFPNAKAALDAAAQQISQATGLPIAR; from the coding sequence ATGAAACGTCTACTGGTTTTTGGCGCGGCCCTGGCCCTTACGGTGGCCTCGGCCCAACAATTGCAGGGGAACCCCAACCTGCGCGGCGAGATTACCGTGTGGAGCTGGGACATCGCCGCCAAGGCGCTGGAGGCCAACATCCCCGGCTTCAACAAGCTCTTCCCCAATGTCAAGGTCACGGTACTCGACATCGGCAACCAGGCCACCTACGACCGCGGCCTGGCTGGCTGTGCGGCGGGCGGCGGCGACCTGCCCGACGTATACTCCATCGAAAACAACGAAGCCGAGGTGTTCTGGGCCCGCTTCCCCAACTGCTTCACCGACCTGAACACCCTGCAACCCGCCGCCTCGACCCTGCGTAACCAGTTCCCCGCCTTCAAGTGGACCGAACTGACCGTGGGCAACAAGGTTTTTGCCATGCCCTGGGACTCCGGCCCGGTGGTGATGTTCTACCGGCGCGACATCTATAGCCAGGCCGGGGTCAACCCCGCCACCATCCGCACCTGGGACGACTTCATCGCCGCGGGGAAAAAGATTGCCCAGGCCACCAACAACCGGGTCAAGGTGGGGGTCATTGCCAACGGCCAGGACGACGAATGGTTCCGTATGCTGGCCAACCAGAACGGTTGCTTCTACTTCAACAACGAAGCCAGCGCCGTAACGGTGAACCAGCCCGGCTGCGTGACCGCCCTCGAGACGGTCAAAAAACTCATTGACGCCGGAATCGTGATGCAGGGCGGCTGGAACGAGCAGATCCAGGCCTTCAAGGCCGGCACAGTGGCCACCAGCATGTTCGGGGCCTGGTACGAAGGCACCATCCGCTCCAACGCCCCCGACCAGAGCGGCAAGTGGGGGGTGTACCTGATGCCTGCTTCGCGTGCAGGCGGGGTTCGCGCGGCCAACCTGGGCGGCTCTGCCCTGGCCATTCCGGCCTCCTCGCGCAACAAAGAGGCGGCCTGGGCTTTTGTCCGCTACGCCCTGGGCACCACCGAAGGCCAGGTCACCATGCTCAAGCAGTACGGGCTGGTACCCTCGCTCCTGGCTGCCACCCGCGACCCCTATGTGGCCCAACCCCAGGCCTACTGGGGCAACCAGCGCATCTGGCAACAGATTCTGGGCACCCTGGGTAGCGTACCGGCGGCCCGTGGCACCCAGTTCTTCCAGGAAGCCCGCGCCATCATGGTCAAGACCCAGGCCGACTACGTAGCCGGGCGCTTCCCCAACGCCAAAGCAGCCCTGGACGCTGCCGCCCAGCAAATCTCGCAGGCCACCGGTCTGCCCATCGCACGCTAA
- a CDS encoding sugar ABC transporter permease has protein sequence MKRSATPYLFLSPYLAIFALFWAWPILESLLLSFQNTRVSPPVWNLSVNWGRILGDAAFWDALRNTVLILVIQVPLMLALATVLAVALNSQLLRARGFFRFAFFAPVVVGAVAYSAVFRLLFNQNGAVNAALGTQLNWIFDPVGAMAVIIITLTWRWTGYNAIIILAGLQSIPKDIYEAAEIDGASPWQQFWRITVPSLRPVLLFCLVLSIIGTLQLFTEPWLITNGGPGTATTTLGVYLYRQGFQNINFGYASTIAYAITLLALVFSIIQLRLFGRES, from the coding sequence GTGAAACGTAGCGCGACCCCTTATCTTTTTCTGAGTCCTTACCTGGCGATTTTCGCCCTGTTCTGGGCCTGGCCGATCCTCGAGTCGCTGTTGCTCTCGTTCCAGAACACCCGGGTCTCCCCGCCGGTCTGGAACCTCAGCGTCAACTGGGGCCGCATCCTGGGCGATGCGGCTTTTTGGGACGCCCTGCGCAACACGGTGCTGATTCTGGTCATCCAGGTACCCCTCATGCTGGCCCTGGCAACCGTGCTGGCGGTTGCGCTCAACTCACAACTGCTGCGGGCCAGAGGCTTTTTTCGCTTTGCTTTTTTTGCGCCGGTGGTGGTGGGGGCGGTGGCCTACTCGGCGGTGTTTCGCCTGCTTTTTAATCAGAATGGCGCGGTCAATGCAGCCCTGGGTACACAGCTCAACTGGATCTTCGACCCCGTGGGCGCTATGGCCGTCATCATCATCACCCTTACCTGGCGCTGGACCGGCTACAACGCCATCATCATCCTGGCCGGGCTGCAAAGCATCCCCAAAGACATCTACGAGGCCGCCGAGATTGACGGGGCCAGCCCCTGGCAACAGTTCTGGCGCATTACCGTGCCCAGCCTGCGCCCGGTCTTGCTCTTTTGCCTGGTGCTCTCGATCATCGGCACCTTGCAGCTCTTCACCGAGCCCTGGCTCATCACCAACGGCGGCCCCGGCACCGCCACCACCACCCTGGGGGTTTATCTGTACCGCCAGGGCTTCCAGAACATCAATTTTGGCTACGCCTCCACCATCGCCTACGCCATCACCCTGCTGGCGCTGGTCTTCTCCATCATCCAGCTAAGGCTTTTTGGGAGGGAATCGTGA
- a CDS encoding carbohydrate ABC transporter permease: MKRRLWWRSFWLHLFLTPLALLWLAPLWLMFVFSTHPEIAIFSTPTPVLPGNQFAVNLQSLQADTNFLRTLFNSIMVAGIYTILSIFLTSLAGYAFARFDFWGKGVVFSLVIATLTIPYFAVVIPQFILVAREAKTLLAILIGMAVFGGIAALLAWLKFSPTLGRLAWVGYGVAGLAYLVWGVPALREAITFDFRLTNTYWAVILPSLANSLGVFFMRQNFLSVPQSLLEAARIDGAGEFRIFFRIAVPLVLPAMAALAIILFLASWNDYLWPLLVLSDRAMQTAPVALGSLIGLTRVSWGGIMVGAVMTTLPFLILFLFLQRYFIAGITAGGVKD, encoded by the coding sequence GTGAAGCGGCGGCTGTGGTGGCGTAGTTTCTGGCTGCACCTGTTCCTGACGCCCCTGGCGCTGTTGTGGCTGGCCCCGCTGTGGCTGATGTTTGTGTTCTCCACCCACCCCGAGATTGCCATCTTCAGCACCCCCACGCCGGTCTTGCCGGGCAATCAGTTTGCCGTCAACCTGCAAAGCCTGCAAGCCGACACCAACTTCCTGCGAACCCTCTTCAACAGCATCATGGTCGCAGGTATCTACACCATTCTCTCGATCTTTTTGACCAGCCTGGCCGGCTATGCCTTTGCCCGCTTCGATTTCTGGGGCAAGGGGGTGGTGTTCTCGCTGGTGATTGCCACCCTGACCATCCCCTATTTCGCGGTGGTGATTCCGCAGTTCATTCTGGTAGCCCGCGAGGCCAAAACCCTGCTGGCCATCCTGATCGGGATGGCGGTGTTTGGCGGGATTGCGGCCCTTTTGGCCTGGTTGAAATTCTCGCCCACCCTGGGGCGGCTGGCCTGGGTCGGCTACGGGGTGGCCGGGCTGGCTTACCTGGTGTGGGGCGTACCGGCGCTGCGTGAGGCCATAACCTTCGACTTCCGCCTGACCAACACCTACTGGGCGGTGATTCTGCCCTCGCTGGCCAACAGCCTGGGGGTGTTTTTCATGCGGCAGAACTTCCTGAGTGTGCCGCAAAGCCTGCTGGAAGCGGCCCGCATAGACGGGGCGGGCGAGTTTCGCATCTTCTTCCGCATAGCCGTGCCGCTGGTACTTCCGGCCATGGCAGCCCTGGCCATTATCCTGTTCCTGGCCTCCTGGAACGACTATCTGTGGCCCTTGCTGGTGCTCTCGGATCGGGCCATGCAAACCGCTCCGGTGGCACTGGGCTCCCTGATTGGGCTGACGCGGGTTTCGTGGGGAGGCATCATGGTGGGGGCCGTGATGACCACGCTGCCTTTCCTGATTTTGTTCCTGTTCCTGCAGCGGTACTTCATTGCAGGCATCACGGCGGGAGGGGTGAAAGACTGA
- a CDS encoding beta-galactosidase, with the protein MLGVCYYPEHWPRERWAEDARRMRALGLSYVRIGEFAWSRLEPEPGLFDWAWLDEAIETLGKAGLKVVLGTPTATPPKWLIDRHPEILAVDREGRVRGFGSRRHYSFSSRVYREEARRIVTLLARRYGQNPHVAGWQTDNEYGCHDTTRSFGPEDLRAFRLWLQARYQRIEALNEAWGNVFWSMEYRSFAEIDLPHQTVTEANPAHWLEFYRFSSEQVASFNRMQVEILRAHSPGRFIVHNFMGYTPDFDHFKLAQDLDIAGWDSYPLGFTDMDVLPCTEAEKVRYARTGHPDMAAFHHDLYRGVKPRWWVMEQQPGPVNWAHHNPSPAPGMVRLWTWEALAHGAEVVSYFRWRQFPKAQEQFHAGLNRPDFEPDVGFFEAARVAEELQNLGPLPQSSPAPVALVFDYEADWVYRIQPQGRAFVYRDLVWVFYKALRGLGLDVDFVPPGARLEPYRLVVVPSLPMVSEAALEAFRHAQGVVVWGPRSGSKTEHLGIPPTLPPGRLQDLLPLRVTRVESTRPGLSEPVRWNGQEWPAEVWREWVESELPPQATFGDGKGALYQHQNHHYLAFWPGQGFLQSYLGSLAQGLGLPVHPVPEGVRIRRRGDWVFAFNYTGQPQPAPAPAGARFLIGGPTLEAYNFCIWKEG; encoded by the coding sequence ATGCTAGGAGTCTGCTACTACCCCGAACACTGGCCCCGCGAACGCTGGGCCGAGGATGCCCGGCGCATGCGTGCGCTGGGCCTCAGCTACGTGCGCATCGGCGAGTTTGCCTGGAGCCGCCTCGAGCCCGAGCCCGGACTCTTCGACTGGGCCTGGCTGGATGAGGCCATCGAAACCCTGGGCAAAGCCGGGCTCAAAGTGGTGCTGGGCACCCCTACCGCCACCCCGCCCAAGTGGCTCATAGACCGCCACCCCGAGATCCTGGCGGTGGACAGGGAGGGCCGGGTGCGCGGCTTTGGCTCGCGCCGCCACTACAGCTTCAGCAGCCGGGTCTACCGCGAGGAGGCCCGCCGCATCGTGACCCTGCTGGCCCGGCGCTACGGCCAGAACCCCCACGTAGCGGGCTGGCAGACCGACAACGAGTACGGCTGCCACGACACCACCCGCAGCTTTGGCCCCGAAGACCTGCGGGCTTTTAGGCTGTGGCTCCAGGCCCGCTACCAGCGCATCGAGGCGCTGAACGAGGCCTGGGGCAACGTTTTCTGGAGCATGGAGTACCGCTCCTTTGCCGAAATTGACCTCCCCCACCAGACCGTTACCGAGGCCAACCCCGCCCACTGGCTCGAGTTCTACCGCTTCAGCTCCGAGCAGGTAGCCAGCTTCAACCGGATGCAGGTGGAAATTCTGCGGGCCCACTCGCCGGGGCGCTTTATCGTGCACAACTTCATGGGCTACACCCCGGACTTCGACCACTTCAAGCTGGCCCAGGACTTAGACATCGCCGGGTGGGACAGCTACCCCCTGGGCTTTACCGATATGGACGTACTGCCCTGCACCGAAGCCGAAAAAGTCCGCTACGCCCGCACCGGCCACCCCGACATGGCCGCCTTCCACCACGACCTCTACCGCGGGGTAAAGCCCCGCTGGTGGGTGATGGAGCAGCAGCCGGGGCCGGTGAACTGGGCCCACCACAACCCCTCCCCCGCGCCCGGCATGGTGCGGCTGTGGACCTGGGAGGCGCTGGCCCACGGGGCCGAGGTGGTGAGCTACTTCCGCTGGCGGCAGTTTCCCAAGGCGCAGGAGCAGTTCCACGCCGGCCTCAACCGCCCCGACTTTGAGCCGGATGTGGGCTTCTTTGAAGCCGCACGGGTGGCCGAGGAGCTCCAGAACCTGGGCCCCCTGCCCCAAAGCAGCCCCGCCCCGGTGGCGCTGGTCTTCGACTACGAGGCCGACTGGGTCTACCGGATTCAGCCCCAGGGCAGGGCGTTTGTGTACCGCGACCTGGTCTGGGTGTTTTACAAAGCGCTGCGCGGGCTGGGCCTGGACGTAGACTTTGTGCCCCCTGGGGCCCGCCTGGAGCCTTACCGGCTGGTGGTGGTGCCCAGCCTGCCCATGGTCTCCGAGGCCGCCCTGGAAGCCTTCCGCCACGCCCAGGGTGTGGTGGTGTGGGGCCCCCGGAGCGGTTCTAAAACCGAGCATCTGGGCATTCCACCCACCCTACCGCCGGGGCGCTTGCAGGATTTACTGCCGCTCAGGGTGACGCGGGTGGAGAGCACCCGCCCTGGGCTGTCCGAGCCGGTGCGCTGGAACGGCCAGGAGTGGCCAGCCGAGGTGTGGCGGGAGTGGGTTGAATCGGAGCTGCCCCCCCAGGCCACCTTTGGCGATGGCAAGGGCGCCTTGTACCAGCACCAGAACCACCACTACCTGGCCTTCTGGCCGGGCCAGGGTTTCCTGCAAAGCTACCTGGGCTCCCTGGCCCAAGGCCTGGGTTTGCCGGTTCACCCCGTACCCGAGGGCGTGCGTATTCGTCGGCGCGGTGACTGGGTTTTCGCCTTCAACTACACGGGCCAGCCCCAACCCGCCCCCGCCCCCGCAGGCGCTCGGTTCCTGATAGGTGGCCCCACCCTCGAGGCCTATAATTTCTGCATCTGGAAAGAGGGGTAA